CAGGCATACAAACTGGCTCCACCGGGTGAAAATGCGTGGTTGGCGTCCGCTGGAGTGCTTGCGTTCAAGGCGCTCAAAATCATGTCTGGGGATCAAGGATAGCAGTTGAGAAAGGATTGTGTTATGGTGTGCCACGTCCAAATTCTCCTTTTGTGTGAGTTGCTTAGACACCAATTCCATAGCACAAATCCTGGAGGATTTGGACGTTTT
The nucleotide sequence above comes from Oceanidesulfovibrio indonesiensis. Encoded proteins:
- a CDS encoding DUF4372 domain-containing protein; translated protein: MELVSKQLTQKENLDVAHHNTILSQLLSLIPRHDFERLERKHSSGRQPRIFTRWSQFVCL